The sequence below is a genomic window from Pseudorca crassidens isolate mPseCra1 chromosome 20, mPseCra1.hap1, whole genome shotgun sequence.
CAGACTAGACCTTACATATTTCTCAGGCCCACTTCCCCTGTGCTCGAAGGCTAGGTTCGTCCCAGAAACAGGTGGTTCCTCCCAGAAACAGGTTGTTCCTGCAGTCAGAGGGCTCCGAAAGACACCTAAAGGGAGTTTGCCTTGACCTGACGCATTCTCATTTATTGAGGCTCTTTTTGCCCCACATCTTATAGACTtgggacctccctccctccctctttctctccctctctctctccctccctctctccctccctctctccctccctctccgcattgagtcttcattgctgtgcgtgcgctttctctagttgcagtgagcaggggctactctttgttgtggtgcgtgggctctaggcgcacaggcttcagtagctgtggcacgcgggttcagtagttgtggctcgcgggctccagagcgcaggctcagtagttttggcacacgggcttagttgctctgcagcatgtgggatcttcccagaccagggctcaaacccgtgtctcctgcattggcaggtggattcttaaccaccacacccccagggaagcccctctagccTAATCTTTTCATTCCTGTATAACATGAGATACAAGAGGGGATAAACTGCCAGGAACTTTGCCATATTGCGTGGGCCACTGCTGCAGCCCGGGGCTGTTTGCTGGTCAGAAGCGTGATGCAGAAACAGCAGCAGTTTCTGCCAGCCTGATTTTAAGCTGATTTTAGGCTGGATGAGTTATAAGCTACAAGGGTGGGGGTGAATGGTCCTTCTTGGAGACGCCCCTGGTGACCCACCTTGCTTCCTGATAATAGGAAGAATTCAATGACTATGAGGCCAATGACCCTTGGGTACAACAGTTCATCCTTAATCTGGAGCAGCAAATGGCAGAGTTCAAGGTGAGCAGGGGCTCTTGGGACCAGCCTATAGAATTACCCACCTCTGCCCCAGTCAGCAGCCTGAGGCTTCTCATCACACTCCTGCTGGGAACCCAGGAAGCTCTTCCGAGCCCCAGGCCATAGAAATACTCCCACAGGAGAAAGACTCCTGGGAGGCAGAGGGGTGAGTTGGGACTCCCGCTGATGCCTAACCTGTTTGCAGGCCAGCCTGTCTCCAGTCATCTACGACAGCCTGACCAGCCTCATGACCAGCCTTGTCGCAGTCGAGTTGGAGAAAGTGGTGCTAAAGTCCACCTTCAACCGGGTAATGTCAAGGAGGCACAGGCCCCCCCGCTCTGTTGCTTTCCCTCTAAGGAAGACAAGTCTGTCCCCTCTGTCTGCCCAGGCCCTGCATATCTAGGCTCAGTCCTGCCCTGAGGCAGTGGGGCCAGCTGAGGCACCATCTGAGGCCCAGCTGGCCTTGCAGCCCAGCACTGAGTGAAATTGGGGGCCAGTTCTGCTTGGCCAGAGGGCCAGACCTTAAACAGTGACTGGGCCCGTGTTCCCTTGCAGCTGGGCGGTCTGCAGTTTGACAAGGAACTGAGGTCACTCATTGCCTACCTCACCACGGTGACCACCTGGACCATCCGAGACAAGTTTGCCCGGCTCTCCCAGATGGCCACAATCCTCAATCTGGAGCGGGTATGTAGGGCTCCCTTGGCCTAGCCAGGGAAAGGTGACTGggaagagaggcagagataaAATTTGAATCCCTGCCACTCCCTCAAAACCAAGTCTCCACCAGCAACCCAGCCCTGCAGGCCACCTTCTTCCTGGGCACCCCTGCTCTGCCTCTGGTGGAGCCCAAGGCCTTCTCTCAAGATAGCCCCTCCTTGCTGACTCGTCTCTGTTCTTCCCCATAGGTGACCGAGATCCTAGATTACTGGGGCGCGAACTCTGGCCCATTGACGTGGCGCCTCACTCCTGCTGAAGTACGCCAGGTGCTGGCTCTGCGCATAGACTTCCGCAGCGAGGACATCAAGAGGCTGCGCCTGTAGCTGCCAGGGTGACCCCACCTGGCCCATCACGCTTTGGGGCCCATTCCCTAAGTGGCCACAGCCCAGACTGTTCCACTGCTGGCAGCAGGGAAACAAGGCCCCGACGCAGTCCACTCTCTGTTCTCAGACCTGTCAGGGTGCTTTGGGAGACAGTCTCTCCCCACCAAGTGAGGTAGGTCCCCCTTGGCTCCTAATTAGGTGGGGAAGACAGGGCAGGCCAGTCTCCTGCACGGGTAGTCATTCTCTCGTCCTTGGACACTGCAGCAAACGGGCTGCCAGTCTTAAAGGACTTAGGTTTATCTAGGGACCTAAGGAATTAGGTTTATTCCGAGGAGAGGCTGTGATGCTTATGATCACCCTAAATAAAGATACTCCTTGAAGAGATGCCAGTGTGCTGTTGCCAGGAAGGGCTGGATGCTACAGAGCAAGACAGGTCCATCAGTTGCACTGAAATGTGAAGGCAAAAGCCTAAATCCTCAGCCTCCTCCCACACCCAGAGAGGCACATGGCCACCACCAGAACCCACATGATAACAGGTACCTCATCCAATCCCGGACCCTCATCCCATCTCTTGGGCCCTCAGCACCAGAAGTTGGATCATCCCAGGGGCAGTTTCCCACAGTGCCAGGGGAAGTGGGAattgctcccagcaggaacaaaaaagaactttatGAGGACAACCTTGAAGAGCAGAGTGAATTTATTCCAAGAAGATTGCAGTCCTGAGAACTCACGGCCCACAGGCACATGGCAGAGTTGCTGGTTAAGGCCACGATTAGCAGTGACTTGCTGCAGGACTGCACTGGCTCTCTGCCACAGACACGAGTGTGGACCCTCATCCCTGTTCCCACTCCCCCATTAAGTCAGCTTGGGAGTGAGTGTGGAACAGGAAGTCTCTACTCAGGCAAAAGCCTGACCTCTAAGGAAGGCCACAGGAAATGCCTCAAAGGGCCTCTTCAGGGTCGGCCTTACCAAGGGAACCCAGCCATCTGCCAAGGCTGGTTGTCATCCCCTTCTTCCAGGCCctcatggagagagagaaggccaAGGCCCAAGCTGGGCCATCAGATTTGTAAAGGTCACAGTGGACGCTGAACTTAGGACCTTCCTGTGTCCAGATGGAGCAGACACCAAGCCTAGGCCCCTGTCAACCAGGAGGTCACAGTTCTGTTTCCAAGCACCGTCTGTGCCTCACCAACTTTTAGAAAGGGCTGGGCCTGAGCTCAGGTTGGCTTCCTTTGGAAGCAGATTCACAAAGAAGTGGGTGAAGAGTAGAAGACTGAGCGCTCCcatgggggaaggaagggagggcctGCTATAGCTCCAGGCTTTCTCCTCTTGCAGAGGGACAAGCCTCATGAGAAGGGGCATTAGGCTGAGGTCTCAGTCCCCCAGCAGCTGCAGGTTCAGGCCCTGAGTGTCCACTTCTACCAGGTGGATGCTGTAGTTTCCGAGGCCCTAGGAGCAAAGGACAGGAGGTGCTAAGAGGGTCTGGGTGGGTTTTAGGCTTTCGGGAGGCTGGACTGTGGCTGCAGGGCCAAGGGGACTTACACCTGTAGCCGCTGGTTAGCTGGTGGGCCACAGGGAGGGCTCCTGTCCCGTGCCAGATACCATACCCCGACCACACCATACCTCAGTCTTGGCCAGCACAGCCTCCAGAGCCTCCTTTTGCCGCGGCTCCTTGGTCAATAGGTAGAGAAAGCCCCCGCCACCTGCCCCTGCCAGGCTCTGGCCATGCACGTGGGGGGCCAGGACATCCATCATATGCCGCACAGCCAAGGGCTCACAGCCTGGAGCCATGAGCTTCTTCTGCTCCCAGTATGATGTCAGGCACTGGCCCAGCAGAGGCAGgctccctggggtgggggcagagaggggaCTTGTGTGCCTGGGCCAGGATATTCACTCAGTGCCCCTCTGTAGACTGGATGGGGTGCCAAGAGGCACTTCTTAACCAGTGTCATAGCTAAGAACCTGGGTTCAGTACTCACTGGAAACAGGAGTGATAAAGCCCACCTCACGGGGTTGTTTGAGGACTAACGAGCACAGAGCAGTTGGCGTGGTACCCGGCACAGTGTTCACTGAACTGTGTAACCCGAATCAGCTCTGACTCCCTGGAACTCGGCTATGGAGCCAAGCCTCTTCCCCCATCTGCTTcctggtaggtggggctggaggCTTTCCCCAGGATGCAAGTATTGACCTGAGATGTGACTCCCACCTACGTGTGGGACCCTGCAGAGGACAGAGGCTTCACACCTAGGGCTGGTGCCAAGTCTGCAAAGGCCCCGGGCCTCAGACCCACAGGCAACAGGCACTCACTCCTGGTGCCTGAGCTCCGGGGAAGAAGCGCCTTACCTTGGCGGAAGGCTTCAGCACACTCCTCGGTGTGCCGCACCAGGTTGTGGGCATTCTGCACAACGGCAGGCAGCCGGGCATACCAGCTCCTCAGCACGTCCTacaggtggggcaggaggggtgcAGTGAGGCTCAGCTTAGCTGAGCCATCTCGCGTCCCTCCCTTCTGGGGCCAGGGCTCACCTGCAGCAGATTCCGGGCCAGACGGGTCTTGCCAGTGTACACCAGGAGCAGGTGGTCATTGAGCTTCTGGACAAAGCCCGCAGGCACAGTGATCTCTTCCACTTCCACCTTCAGCGGCAGCTGAGGCCGGGAGCGCCCCACCTTGATGCCAGGCATTAGGCCACCCACTTGGTCCTGCCAGCCACCTCCTGCGAGAGCCCGGGCCCCGTCACTGTTGGAGCCTATCTGGCCCAGCTTCCCTCTCCCAGTACAGGCTCCTGGCCTTGCATCCCTGGCAGGGACCAGTGTGGGAAGACAGCTTCCCCCCACAACTTCAGCTGGGCCAGGTGAGCTGTGCAGCTTCTGCCCCCGCCCTGGGAGCAAGTTGAACCCAGCAATGGAAGGGGCTTCATTCTGGAGCCAAGCTTAGAATGCACAAGGCCTGAGTTTTGTTGCAGACCTAATGTGTACTTGGAATTGGGGTAAACCACATCAAAGGATTAAGACCTTACACTAACCTTTCCCCCTGAGGAGGGATGACATAGGACTTTCCCTACACCTAACAGTCCCTGCACCCTGGCTTGCCTGATAAAGGGTGTTGATGGTGGAAATAAGCTTCTCAGCATTTCTTATCAAACTTAAAATAGCTTGTTCACATTTTGCTTTACTAATGAAAGGTACggatctcttttcttcttgcagctatataaaaatgtcaaaacttGAGATGATTCTGGGATAGGCCTTTGATATTTGGAGAAGGGTCTGCAAGGATTTCGAGTATAAAATGCAAATGGCAGGAGGCATCTGGAACTTTACAGCCAAAATGTGGTTAGCGTCAGGCCTGGAATGTCAAAAACTCCTTAATTGCacccctctccttcggagcacgTAGCGTAGCttgtaattatacatttattggAGTGGTTATTGATCAGTGTTTGTCTCCAATAGACTGTATAAGACTTTTGATGGCAGGGATGCTGTTTTTGCTCGTTTTATCCCCAGGGCCCAATACACAGAGGGTATTCGATAAATAGTTGTCATTTGACCAAATGAGAGATATGAACAGTGTACctcaaaagaaaactaaaaaagctTCCCCATCTGCCCCTTTTGCTAATGACTACCTATTATGGGATGTGAGTCATTACAATGAAAGGAGGGAGCTAGGCTACAAAGTGGCCAGAGAAGATACCATAATCAGGCATCTATACATCTTTGTGGCATTTTCCCTCCCAGAGTCATGCTGAAGATGAGGCCTGGCATCCTGAGGTGACCAGAGCACCCTAGAGCCAGACAAACCTCTGGCTGCTCTCCATTGTGCATGGATGCTAAGGGGCCACAGTGATGAGTAGGAGAAGCTAGTGACATTCTGTATGATCACAGCCATGGTGCTAGTGGTGACATTCTGTATGATCACAGCCATGCACTTGGTACCCCATCAAGTGGTGGGGGAAGCGAGGGACAAGTGGCCCTAGCCCAAGAGAGAGGCACGGTGCTGAAGAACAGACTGAAGGTcctgtcccctaatccaaacccagccctgccctgagggACAGCCCTGGGTAGGAACAGAGACATGAGGAATACCTAACACACATGAAAGGTGCAGCACAGACTCTTAACACTTAGTAGGTGCTCCTACATCAAGTCCTTTGAGgtagaaatatttcattttgaaaaccaCCAAAGGGAGAGTGTCAGAGTGATAAGAGGGAAGTTCTAACCATTGTAAGGAGCAGCACAGCTCTGTCTGCAggtccagggaagcccctggaggccCCTGAAAAAGTTCCAGTGACCTCCCTCTGCCCTGGGGCAGGCCATACCTGTGGTAAGCACCTGCTCCAGATGCAGCACTGCGTGGATCAGGGCCTCCGTGCCCACCGCCCGGCCTGCGGCCCGCTGCAAGGCGGCCAGGGCAGCCCCCGCCAGGATGCTGCTGGTGCCTGCAGGGCACAGAGGAGAGTACCAGCCATGAAACAGCTCTGCCCAGCCcaatcctgccccaccccctccctctccactgggcagaggctggggagaggatTGGAGGCAAAGCTGAAAGGGGGAACGGAGTCAGTGAGCAGCAGGGAGACAGGGCCTGCTCACCAAGGCCAGAGCCATGGGGCAGCTCGGACCAGGTATGCAGCTCAAAGCCGCCCCCAAAGGTACACAGCAGCTGCTCACTCAGCGAGAGCTTGGAGTGGACACTCACGATCCCCGCACAGATGAAGGCCGCCTTCAACAGCGCCCCTGTGGAGTGAGCAGCATCCGGCAAGGAATTTGGTCTCCAGGGGTGGAAACAGACACCCCACCCATCTcagcctggcctggggctcaTCTAGGGGATAAAAGCCCAGCAGCGGTGCAGACCCCATCCCCAAGCCACAAAAGGTCCTCTGGGCTCCATAACACCAGCAAATGTGCCAGCTCTACCTCCTGTGCCTGGGCAGCGTAACGTCAGGGCTCCTCCACCAGACTGGCTCGCCCTCAGGCCAGGCACCCATGGCCTGCAGGGTCTCTCGGGTTCTGCCCCCGTCCCCCAGCTGGCTAGGTGTGCCATCCCCACCTGCGCAATTCACAGGTGCCCTGACCTGGGGCATGGGGCTGGCAGTAATCCTGCAGGTCATCCAGGCTCCTGCATACTATCTTCGTGGCCATCTCGTCCTGCCGAGGTCCCAATGCCAGCCACAGCTCGGGCTCTGGGATGCAGCGAGCCCTGGCCCCAATGGGCCGGCGGCCATTCACTCGCACAGCCAGGCCCAGCACTGCCCCACCAAGCTCATAGGCAAGGGGTGGCGTGTCACTCCAGCCCCCTGTGGCAATTGAACAAGACCAAGCTGGTCACAGGGGCTGCCAGCTCAGTTCTGGGGTGGCTACCCTCACCCCTACCGCCCCCCCAAGGGGCTCACCAGAGAAGTCCACTCGAGCCGGGCACTCAGCCACCACCCACTGCCCAGGTGCTGGCAGCTCTACCGGCACCGAGGAGACAAAGTGCTGGGCTGACATCACAGCCTGGCGGATCAGGATCTGCCCAGCCCCCTCGTAGTGGCGGGCAGCTCGTACTAGTAAGGCTGGTCTGCCAGGAGGGAACAGAGAGATGGTGGCATGGAGCCCCAAGCTGGGGGCGGGCCGCTTGGGTTTGGGGACTGACTGCCCTAGGTGACCTGAGGACACTCCACCTCTCTCTGGGTTTCCACCTCCAAGGACGGCAGGGGGCTACTCCAAGGGTTTTGACATCATTAGCACCCACCTGCTCAGCCACTTGTCCCGCTCCTCGGCAAGCGCCGCCACGCCCCGCGCCAGGTCTCCACACTCCAGGTACGAGAAGGGCCGCACCCACTCAGGGTTGGCAGCTGGCCCACTCCGTAAGCCTCCTTGGCCCTCTGCCATGCAGCCCAGGACATCCGCCACACAGGCCAGTGCCCGGGCTGCCACGCCAGGATCTCCCACACCAGCTGCCACTGAGGGACCAGGAGTCAGTAGTAGCTGGGGAGGAGGCCCGCCCTCAATGCCCCCTGCCCTCAAGCACCCCAGACCTCTTCACTTTTGCCCAAGATGTATCCTTGCCTGGGAATGCTCCCCACTCTTCTGCCTGGCAAAGTTCTCATCCCACCAGCCCCAGCCCAGACATGCCTCTGTACCCCCCACCCAGTATGCCCTTAATGAGTAAGAGCTCAGGCTTGGGGGGCAAACCACCTGGGTTCAGTCTCAGCCCCCCACCAACCAGCTGTGTGGCCATGAGTGAATAACTGAAATGGGGAATGAGGCAGTCCCTGTGAGGCTAAGGCTGAGTCCCCACAGAATGCCTGGGTCCCATGCAGGGCGGGCCACATCCCCCGGGCTGTGCTGGAGCTCTTCACCCAcatccagcccccacccccacccccgcacagAACGTGCAGCCTTTGCCGATGCTCACAGGACCCAGAGGCTCAGCCCCAGGCCTCCGCCTCTCACCAAACTCCCCACTAACAGGGATGGAGCTTCCCAGAAACCTAAAAGTTAAGTCCATTTGTGTCTTTCCCCTGCTTTAAAGTCTCATGACTCCCTAGTACCCTCAGGTCGATGACCTAGAGGGCAGACAGGGCAGGTGATGCTGGGTCTGGCTTCCCAGCATGGGTGCCCAGCACACTCACCCTGGTCCAGGGTGGCCATCAGGGGCCCAGGACAGCCCTCGCGCACAGCAGCCTGGATCAGCGGGCGCAGGCTGAGGTCCTGTCGGGCCTCCAGCACGTGCCGCGCCTTATGCAGGGCCTGGCGGAAGAACAGGTGCCGGCGGGAGGCCAGTGTGGCAGCCCGATCCAGGCACGGCTGCAGCTGCTCCCATGACAGACGCCAGGAGGCTCGCCAAGCCCGCAGGGCCTTGCTCCCAGCCTCCTGGGGGTCCAGCATCCACAGCATGTCCTGGGGCCCCAGGGCCCTCGAGGGGTGGAGCACGGGAAAGAGACGGGCATTGAGAAGGCAGCACTCAATGGGGGGCATGTCTGGGTCCCACAGGTCCCAGTCCCTGATGTGGGGAGAAAGAAGACACATGAGCAGGAGGGAAGCAAGTGCTCCTGCCTGGTCACCAAGACCTGACCACCTGTCAGCTGGGGGTTGGCTCGTTCATGGGGACAGGACGAACTCCAGAGGCCGCACAAGCAGGCAATTCAGGGAGGGAGGCCCAgctgccctgcctccttccccaggcCATTGAACAAAATCCCAAAGCCTGAGCACGGCCAGGAATTTGGAGTTGCCCAGGGAGAAGATGCTAGGGAAAATCAGGCTGCTCGAAACTaccccaggggacttccctggtggcacagtggttaggaatccgcctgccagcacaggggacactggttcgagccctggtccaggaagatcccacatgccgtggagcaactaagcccacgagccacaactactgagcctgcgtgccacaactactgaagcccgtgtgcctgtagcccatgctccgcaacaagagaagccactgcagtgagaagcccgcgcaccgcaacaaagagtagcccctgctcaccgcaactagagaaagcccgcccgcagcaatgaagacccaacgcagccaaaaataaatgaaataaatttaaaaaaaaaaaatgaccccaGACTGCAGGGATGGTGGGAAGTGGGGCAGGATGAGCAGAATGAGCCTCCAAGCAGCTACCACCCTGGCTGCCGAGGCCCACAGAGGCCCGTGGGGCCACCAACCCTACCGAATGCCTGTCTTCTGGAAGAACTGACTCCAAGACATGTTGAGATACGTTCCTGTCCCCTGTCtctggggaaagagaaggaagcagtCAGGGCTGCAGGGGCCACAGGAAGGGGTTAAGGGCAATAAGGCCAGAGGACCAGAATCTGCTCAAGAGGGGACAGGAAAAGAGACAGGGGCACTTAGGCAAGCAAGTTCTGAAACAGCATCAAGTCCTGGAGCTTCCACATTCCAGCCCAGGTGCCTGGAACCTGGAGCAGAATCCTGGCGCCTGACCCTCCATAACTGGCTCTGCAGCCCAAGGCGGGTCAcctccctctctgaacctcagtctccggcctgaaaaatggggataagaatccCCACCCAGCCTGCGTCAGAGCAGCTGAGGAGGGAGGTAAAGGCCTGTTGAGACTCTACTGGCTACACTCTCCTCACTGCCTATCCCTCAGGTGAGCGCTCAGCGAGCCCTGCAATGAAGCCGCGCTAGGACCCCCGGTGCTCCCCAAAGCCTAAAGAATGGGGGCGAGGGGAGGCAGGTGAGCACCTACTTCCCAGCTGTCGAGACGGCCAACGAGGGTGAAGGCCCGGCTGCAGGCGCCGTGCAGCTGCACATGGTGTCCCTGCAGGACGAGGTCGTGCAGCTCCAAGCCGTGCAGTGCCTCGGACTGGGCCACGTCCAGGCCACTCACGAAGCAGCCAGTGCCGATGTGAATGGGGCCCTGGCAGGAAAGCAGGCAGGCGTCCTGCGTGGGCAGGGGAACCCCAAGCACGCCCACAAAACACACAGGACCCTGGCTCCCATACCCttgccctccctctgcctgccctCTCAGGCCTCACCCGCAGGTGGCAGTGCTGCAGGACACTCCCAGGACCCAGCTGGACGGGGCCCTCCAGCAGGCAGCTGACCACAGAGCTCCCGGCCCCCAGTAGCTGCCGCTCCTGTGAAGCCAGGGAGAAAGCTGTGAGGGCCCGGGGCGGGGGCTGCCCCAATTCTCCTCCACAGCCAGGGCCAGAATTCCTGCTGCTCCCTGCGCCTGTCGGCCAGCCAGATCCCTCTCGATATCTCCCTGGCCACAGCCTCAGGCTGACTCCCATCCCATCTTTATTTCTGCTGCTCCCCCAGGAGCACACtctccctgccttctcctccaAAGCAAATCTGCACCCAGTAGCGGAGGTCCCACCAGATGACAGCTCCCCCAGAAAACCTCTCCCACCTGTCCAGCTACCCCTACCCCTGCCACCCTGAGGGCCACCTCTGAACTCTACCTGCCCCATCACCATGAATTTGCCTGAATCCCCAAGCAGACCCTTCAGAaagggtgtgtgggggggaatCTTCTCTAGCTGCTCACTCAGACTTGGATGTAGAATCCTGACTTGGCCACTTACTGGCTCTGTGGTCTtaggcaagtaacttaacctctctgagcctccagtgACTCAcgtgcaaaatggggataataacacctaCACGCATAGATAATCTGTCCCAAGAGTGAGctattccctcccctccctgcatccCCCCCATTCCTATCTGTCTTCAGGTACCCCGTAGGCCCCTCTGCTGGCCTTACCTCCAGGCAGGTCTTACCTCCACCTGGGAGTGCACGACCTGGGCCCCAGGAGCCCCCGGGAATGTGAGACTGTGCAGGAACTCACTGGCTGAGTTGGTCATGTAGTTGTAGCTGCCGTCAGGGACATATGCTGTAAAGATACAAGTAGTGACCCCAACACCCTGCATGTTGCAGCTCTGACACCAGGCTGGgcctcccaccagaagacacatCTTCATCAGGGCCTGGGAGGGCAAGCATGGAAATGAGCCCGCTGTGCCAGTGGGGAAGCTGAGATCCAGAGAGGCTCAgcaacctgcccaaagtcacacagctagaaagtagaAAGACCAGGACTGGAGCCCAAGAATGagacaaaggaagaagaggagagttACCTCAGCAGGGGACTCGGAACTGGGAGAGGGTAATTGTCCAGTCCATGCACTCACTAGGCCTGCCTGGTCCAGGAGCCTGGGGCCAGGCAGGTGGGGTGGGAGCCTCATTCTGGGGGCCTTCACTCCCATGGCCTCCCCACCCCGGAGAGCAAGAGGCAGTACCCACCCACTGTGAGGGGCTGGTCGCGAAGCTCCCTCCACAGCTCAGCCCGGGCTCCATGCCGATAACCTGCGATGTCCGCGTCACCTTGCCCCATCTCTGGGGGCTGCCCCACCAGGAAGTCCTCCCTTCTCACGTTCCGGGCCATGCAGAGCAGGATGTCAAAAAATAGAGACAGCTGGGACAAGGGTGGGAAGCACTGCTATTAGTGGGTTCCTAGGCTGAGCTGGGGCGGTTCCGTCTCTAGAGACGCTGACATAGAGAGGGGAAAGGactggcctgaggtcacacagccaggctgCCAGTGTCAGTGCCTCGTGCCCAGGCCAGGACCTGCCAGTCCCCAATCCCAGTCACCTGGACAGGCCGGGCTCCAGAGTCCAAGCCCATGTAGGTGCAGGCGTCCAGAGGCGGGCTCACATGGGTGGCCAGGAGGTGCTCAGCAGTTTCCACAGAGAAGAAGACAAGCCCAGAAACCTGGAGGGGCCCCCACAAGGGTCAGGTGGGAGACCCTGGGGCCAGCCTTGTGCCTGGGTTGGGGAGGGCCATGTGCAGATGGGCCAAGCAAGGCTGACTGCCACACTGGAAAGGATCATTCATCTTCTGGGCCACTCCAGCACCCAGACTCCAGGCTTACTGGAGGCAGCTCCACCAAGGGCCCCTCAGCAGGCAACTTCTAGGACCCCCCTCAATTTTCAGGTCTCCTCCCAAACCCAGTTCTCCATCTTCCCTATAGTCTAGTCCCAGGCTCTTATCCACCACTCGTACCTTTGTCCTTCATTTTAGAAGGATCCCCTGAGTCTGGTTCCAGCCTTTCTCATTTGGGACAAGACCCTGAATTCCAAGGCTACCCCCTCCTCAGATTTTGGCTTCACCTGCTCCCCTGAATACCAGTTCCAGATCTTCCTCAGATTCTGGTTCTAGCCTTCCCCAGAAGGAGTGGGGCTCTGCCCTGGCAGCCATACCAGTGGCACCCGCCCATCAGGCCTGACGCATCGTTGTATCTCTGCCTCGGTGCCTTGGTAATAAATGTCCAAAACAAAGCCCTACGTGGGAGCAGAAAACAGAGTTAGGGAAGGGAGCAACAGAGGATTAAGAAAGAGGGCATGCAAGGGTGTTCTCCAGATGTAAACCCAGGATGCAAGTCTGACAGGCCCCAGCATACTCCTGGGGATACAAGTGCCTGAGACCTCCCCCAccctcacagcagagggcaggCTTCAAATGTCTCCACAGCCCCAAGCctgggcacagagcctggcacgggATCAGGGGCAATTCATGTTTGGTAAAAGACTAAGTGAGCACAAGAGCTACTGCCATGGGGCGAAACTCCTCCAGATCCAGACCATGCCAGAAAGTCCAGGACGAGGCTGCCCAGAGCACAGGACCAGGAGGCCATCCCAGGATGACTCAGCTGCCCACGCTGCTGCCCCAGGGGCACTACCTGGGAGTCCGTGAGGTAAACACCATGGTTCCGGGCATAGGCCGTGCTCCCCGGAAGGGCGATCACTCTGGCTCCCCGGAAGCCGTCCCAGCTGATCCCTGTAGGTGGGGGAGTCAGGAGGCTCTCCAGGGACCCCAACCCAAGGAATGGGGGAATCCCTtccaggaggagggcaggggcatCCAGGCACCTCTAAAGAAAATATGGTTTCCAAAGCCAAATGGACATTCCTCTGGGAGAATGACAACACCTCACCCCCAAAGTTTGTCCACAGAGCCCTTTGGGGCAaagggggcagggctgggtaTCTCCACTCTACGGACAGGCAGACTGGCCCAGCAGgggaagccctgcctcctggTCTAAGCTCCATCCTTCAAACCTTAGAGCTGCCCTTGTGAACAGG
It includes:
- the FCSK gene encoding L-fucose kinase isoform X2, coding for MEQPKGVDWTVIILTCQYKDSVEVFQRELEIRQKREQIPTRTLLLAVEDPEVHVGSGGATLNALLVVAEHLSARAGFTVVTSDVLHSAWILILHMGRDFPFDDCGRAFTCLPVENPQAPVEAVVCNLDCLLDIMSHRLGPGSPPGVWVCSTDMLLSVPPNPGISWDGFRGARVIALPGSTAYARNHGVYLTDSQGFVLDIYYQGTEAEIQRCVRPDGRVPLVSGLVFFSVETAEHLLATHVSPPLDACTYMGLDSGARPVQLSLFFDILLCMARNVRREDFLVGQPPEMGQGDADIAGYRHGARAELWRELRDQPLTVAYVPDGSYNYMTNSASEFLHSLTFPGAPGAQVVHSQVEERQLLGAGSSVVSCLLEGPVQLGPGSVLQHCHLRGPIHIGTGCFVSGLDVAQSEALHGLELHDLVLQGHHVQLHGACSRAFTLVGRLDSWERQGTGTYLNMSWSQFFQKTGIRDWDLWDPDMPPIECCLLNARLFPVLHPSRALGPQDMLWMLDPQEAGSKALRAWRASWRLSWEQLQPCLDRAATLASRRHLFFRQALHKARHVLEARQDLSLRPLIQAAVREGCPGPLMATLDQVAAGVGDPGVAARALACVADVLGCMAEGQGGLRSGPAANPEWVRPFSYLECGDLARGVAALAEERDKWLSRPALLVRAARHYEGAGQILIRQAVMSAQHFVSSVPVELPAPGQWVVAECPARVDFSGGWSDTPPLAYELGGAVLGLAVRVNGRRPIGARARCIPEPELWLALGPRQDEMATKIVCRSLDDLQDYCQPHAPGALLKAAFICAGIVSVHSKLSLSEQLLCTFGGGFELHTWSELPHGSGLGTSSILAGAALAALQRAAGRAVGTEALIHAVLHLEQVLTTGGGWQDQVGGLMPGIKVGRSRPQLPLKVEVEEITVPAGFVQKLNDHLLLVYTGKTRLARNLLQDVLRSWYARLPAVVQNAHNLVRHTEECAEAFRQGPRKLQHPPGRSGHSGPEPAAAGGLRPQPNAPSHEACPSARGESLEL
- the FCSK gene encoding L-fucose kinase isoform X1: MEQPKGVDWTVIILTCQYKDSVEVFQRELEIRQKREQIPTRTLLLAVEDPEVHVGSGGATLNALLVVAEHLSARAGFTVVTSDVLHSAWILILHMGRDFPFDDCGRAFTCLPVENPQAPVEAVVCNLDCLLDIMSHRLGPGSPPGVWVCSTDMLLSVPPNPGISWDGFRGARVIALPGSTAYARNHGVYLTDSQGFVLDIYYQGTEAEIQRCVRPDGRVPLVSGLVFFSVETAEHLLATHVSPPLDACTYMGLDSGARPVQLSLFFDILLCMARNVRREDFLVGQPPEMGQGDADIAGYRHGARAELWRELRDQPLTVAYVPDGSYNYMTNSASEFLHSLTFPGAPGAQVVHSQVEERQLLGAGSSVVSCLLEGPVQLGPGSVLQHCHLRGPIHIGTGCFVSGLDVAQSEALHGLELHDLVLQGHHVQLHGACSRAFTLVGRLDSWERQGTGTYLNMSWSQFFQKTGIRDWDLWDPDMPPIECCLLNARLFPVLHPSRALGPQDMLWMLDPQEAGSKALRAWRASWRLSWEQLQPCLDRAATLASRRHLFFRQALHKARHVLEARQDLSLRPLIQAAVREGCPGPLMATLDQVAAGVGDPGVAARALACVADVLGCMAEGQGGLRSGPAANPEWVRPFSYLECGDLARGVAALAEERDKWLSRPALLVRAARHYEGAGQILIRQAVMSAQHFVSSVPVELPAPGQWVVAECPARVDFSGGWSDTPPLAYELGGAVLGLAVRVNGRRPIGARARCIPEPELWLALGPRQDEMATKIVCRSLDDLQDYCQPHAPGALLKAAFICAGIVSVHSKLSLSEQLLCTFGGGFELHTWSELPHGSGLGTSSILAGAALAALQRAAGRAVGTEALIHAVLHLEQVLTTGGGWQDQVGGLMPGIKVGRSRPQLPLKVEVEEITVPAGFVQKLNDHLLLVYTGKTRLARNLLQDVLRSWYARLPAVVQNAHNLVRHTEECAEAFRQGSLPLLGQCLTSYWEQKKLMAPGCEPLAVRHMMDVLAPHVHGQSLAGAGGGGFLYLLTKEPRQKEALEAVLAKTEGLGNYSIHLVEVDTQGLNLQLLGD